A window of the Odocoileus virginianus isolate 20LAN1187 ecotype Illinois chromosome 20, Ovbor_1.2, whole genome shotgun sequence genome harbors these coding sequences:
- the FHOD1 gene encoding FH1/FH2 domain-containing protein 1 isoform X3 — translation MAGEEDRGDGEPVSLVTVRVQYLEDTDPFACANFPEPRRAPTCSLDGALPLGAQIPALHRLLGAPLKLEDCALQVSPSGYYLDPELSLEEQREMLEGFFEEISKGRKPTLILRTQLSVRVNAILEKLYGSSGPELRRSLFSLKQIFQEDKDLVPEFVHSEGLSCLIRVGAAADHNYQSYILRALGQLMLFVDGMLGVVAHTETVQWLYTLCASLSRLVVKTALKLLLVFVEYSESNAPLFIRAVNSVASTTGAPPWANLVSILEEKNGADPELLVYTVTLINKTLAALPDQDSFYDVTDALEQQGMEALVQRHLGTAGTDVDLRAQLVLYENALRLEDGDLEEAVTGGRRTTRRKPSSEEGKRSRRSLEVRSPEPGSTGPASPAVSTAAASPVLPTSPTSSPVGPAPPPRPASSPVGPASGLHSTLSLFPTISVAPSSDSSCERSVYKLHQTAPVWAPESPPVPQVPTGEARLEARFLENVAAAETEKQAALAQGRAETLAGAMPDDIDGRPDTQESRPSQEPTPAPRTPQSAAPRILLRAQQSLEPEPKEPLAPPSPKAEPVWELPARVPRLCIGDLDFSDLGEDEDQDMLNMESVEVEKGIPPPPPPPPLLYGSLPPPPPPPPPPLKSPFPPAPPPPPAAPLPHSAPDGPALPTKRKTVKLFWRELKLAGVRGGSGSRFGPSPTLWASLEPVSVDTARLEHLFESRAKDILPSKKAGEGRRTMTTVLDPKRSNAINIGLTTLPPVHVIKAALLNFDEFAVSKDGIEKLLTMMPTEEERQKIEEAQLANPDIPLGPAENFLVTLASIGGLAARLQLWAFKLDYDSMEREIAEPLFDLKVGMEQLVQNATFRCILATLLAVGNFLNGSQVDFEQLTENLGQLERRSRAAEDSLRSLAKHELAPALRARLTHFLAHCTRRVAMLRVVHRRVCNRFHAFLLYLGYTAEAAREVRIMQFCHTLREFALEYRTCRDRVLQQQQKRATYRERNKTRGRMITETEKFSGVAGETPSKPSVPVAVSSGPEEGDADSHATMKSLLASKPEVATHGRRSRGMVQSSSPVMPTAVGPSTVPPEESPGSSLPSDTSDEIMDLLVQSVTKSSPRALAARERKRSRGNRKSLRRTLKSGLGEDLVQALGLSKGPGLEV, via the exons ATGGCGGGCGAGGAAGACCGCGGGGACGGGGAGCCTGTATCACTGGTGACCGTGCGGGTGCAGTACCTAGAGGACACCGACCCTTTCGCATGTGCCAACTTCCCGGAGCCGCGCCGGGCACCCACCTGCAGCCTGGACGGGGCGCTGCCCCTAGGCGCGCAGATACCCGCCCTGCACCGCCTGCTGGGGGCGCCGCTCAAG CTCGAGGACTGTGCCCTGCAAGTGTCTCCTTCTGGATATTACCTGGACCCTGAGCTGTCCCTGGAAGAGCAGCGGGAGATGTTGGAGGGCTTCTTTGAAGAGATCAG CAAAGGGCGGAAGCCTACTCTGATCCTGCGGACCCAGCTCTCCGTGAGGGTCAATGCCATCTTAG AAAAGTTGTATGGCTCCAGTGGTCCTGAGCTCCGCCGCTCCCTCTTCTCACTGAAGCAGATCTTCCAG GAGGACAAGGACCTGGTGCCTGAATTCGTGCACTCTGAGGGGCTGAGTTGCCTGATCCGTGTGGGCGCTGCTGCTGACCACAACTACCAGAGCTACATCCTCCGAG CCCTAGGCCAGCTGATGCTGTTTGTGGATGGGATGCTGGGGGTGGTGGCCCACACTGAGACCGTGCAGTGGCTGTACACACTGTGTGCCAGCCTG TCCCGCTTGGTGGTGAAGACAGCCCTGAAACTGCTACTGGTGTTCGTGGAATACTCTGAGAGCAACGCACCGCTGTTCATCCGTGCAGTCAACTCTGTGGCCAGCACCACGG GTGCTCCTCCATGGGCCAATTTGGTGTCCATCCTGGAGGAGAAGAACGGCGCTGACCCAGAGCTGCTGGTGTACACTGTCACCCTCATCAACAAG ACTCTTGCCGCCCTCCCGGACCAGGACTCCTTCTACGACGTGACGGATGCACTGGAGCAGCAGGGCATGGAAGCGCTGGTCCAGCGCCACTTGGGCACGGCGGGCACGGACGTCGACCTGCGAGCCCAGCTAGTACTCTACGAG AACGCCCTGCGGTTGGAGGATGGAGACCTCGAAGAAGCCGTCACAGGTGGGCGGCGCACCACCCGCCGAAAACCTTCCTCAGAGGAGGGCAAAAGGAGCCGCCGATCTCTAGAAGTGCGCTCCCCGGAGCCTGG CTCCACAGGCCCCGCCTCTCCGGCCGTCTCCACCGCCGCCGCCAGCCCGGTCCTGCCGAccagccccacctccagccccgtAGGCCCCGCCCCACCTCCAAGGCCCGCCTCCAGCCCCGTGGGCCCTGCCTCTGGCCTCCACAGCACCTTGAGCCTCTTTCCTACCATCTCCGTGGCGCCCTCATCCGACAGCTCCTGTGAGAGGAGCGTCTACAA acTTCACCAAACTGCTCCCGTTTG ggcccctGAGAGCCCACCTGTCCCCCAGGTCCCTACTGGGGAGGCCAGGCTGGA AGCCCGGTTCCTGGAGAatgtagcagcagcagaaacagaaAAGCAGGCTGCGCTGGCGCAGGGCCGGGCAGAAACATTGGCCGGAGCCATGCCCGATGATATCGACGGGCGCCCAG ACACCCAGGAATCACGGCCCTCTCAGGAACCCACCCCTGCACCCAGGACACCCCAGAGTGCTGCCCCCCGAATCCTGCTGCGTGCCCAGCAGAGCCTTGAGCCAGAGCCCAAGGAGCCATTGGCCCCACCAAGCCCCAAGGCTGAGCCTGTGTGGGAGCTCCCTGCCCGTGTACCCAGGCTCTGCATTGGGGACCTGGACTTCTCAGATCTGGGGGAGGATGAAGACCAGGACATGCTGAACATGGAGTCTGTGGAGGTGGAGAAAGGGatcccacccccaccgcccccaccacccctgcTCTATGGAAGCCTCCCACCTCCTCCgcctccacctccaccaccccTCAAAAGCCCCTTcccaccagccccacccccaccccctgctgcccCTCTTCCCCACTCGGCACCTGatggccctgccctccccaccaagAGGAAGACAGTAAAACTCTTCTGGCGGGAGCTAAAGTTGGCTGGAGTCCGTGGAGGCTCTGGCAGTCGCTTTGGGCCCAGCCCCACCCTGTGGGCCTCACTAGAGCCTGTCTCAGTGGATACAGCCCGGCTAGAACACCTGTTTGAGTCCCGAGCCAAGGACATTTTGCCTTCCAAG AAAGCTGGTGAGGGCCGCCGTACAATGACCACAGTGCTGGACCCCAAGCGCAGCAATGCCATCAACATTGGCCTAACCACACTGCCGCCTGTGCACGTGATCAAGGCTGCCCTCCTCAACTTTGATGAGTTTGCCGTAAGCAAGGATGGCATCGAG AAGCTACTGACCATGATGCCCACGGAGGAGGAGCGGCAGAAGATCGAGGAGGCCCAGCTGGCCAATCCCGACATACCCTTGGGCCCAGCCGAGAATTTCCTGGTGACTCTCGCCTCCATCGGGGGCCTGGCGGCCCGCCTACAACTCTGGGCCTTCAAACTGGATTATGACAGCATGGAGCGG GAAATTGCAGAGCCACTGTTCGACCTGAAAGTGGGCATGGAACAACTGGTGCAAAATGCCACCTTCCGCTGCATCCTGGCCACCCTGCTGGCTGTGGGCAACTTCCTCAATGGCTCCCAG GTGGACTTTGAGCAGCTGACTGAGAACCTGGGGCAGCTGGAGCGCCGGAGCCGGGCAGCTGAAGACAGCCTGCGGAGCCTGGCCAAGCACGAGCTGGCTCCAGCCCTGCGTGCCCGCCTCACCCACTTCCTGGCTCACTGTACCCGCCGTGTTGCCATGCTGAGGGTCGTGCACCGTCGTGTCTGCAACAG ATTCCATGCCTTCCTGCTGTACCTGGGGTACACGGCGGAGGCAGCCCGTGAGGTTCGCATCATGCAGTTCTGCCACACGCTGCGGGAGTTCGCACTGGAGTATCGGACCTGCCGGGACCGGGTGCTGCAACAGCAGCAGAAGCGGGCCACGTACCGTGAGCGCAACAAGACCCGGGGACGTATGATCACCGAG acAGAGAAGTTCTCGGGTGTGGCTGGGGAAACCCCCAGCAAGCCATCTGTCCCTGTGGCTGTGAGCAGTGGGCCGGAAGAAGGTGATGCTGATAGTCACGCCACCATGAAGAGTCTGCTGGCCAGCAAGCCTGAGGTTGCCACACATGGCCGTCGCAGCAGAG GCATGGTCCAGAGCAGCTCCCCAGTCATGCCTACAGCAGTGGGGCCATCCACTGTACCCCCAGAAGAATCTCCAGGCTCCAGTTTACCCAGTGACACTTCAGATGAGATCATGGACCTGCTGGTGCAGTCAGTGACCAAGAGCAGCCCCCGTGCCTTAGCTGCTAG
- the FHOD1 gene encoding FH1/FH2 domain-containing protein 1 isoform X1 — translation MAGEEDRGDGEPVSLVTVRVQYLEDTDPFACANFPEPRRAPTCSLDGALPLGAQIPALHRLLGAPLKLEDCALQVSPSGYYLDPELSLEEQREMLEGFFEEISKGRKPTLILRTQLSVRVNAILEKLYGSSGPELRRSLFSLKQIFQEDKDLVPEFVHSEGLSCLIRVGAAADHNYQSYILRALGQLMLFVDGMLGVVAHTETVQWLYTLCASLSRLVVKTALKLLLVFVEYSESNAPLFIRAVNSVASTTGAPPWANLVSILEEKNGADPELLVYTVTLINKTLAALPDQDSFYDVTDALEQQGMEALVQRHLGTAGTDVDLRAQLVLYENALRLEDGDLEEAVTGGRRTTRRKPSSEEGKRSRRSLEVRSPEPGSTGPASPAVSTAAASPVLPTSPTSSPVGPAPPPRPASSPVGPASGLHSTLSLFPTISVAPSSDSSCERSVYKLHQTAPVWAPESPPVPQVPTGEARLEARFLENVAAAETEKQAALAQGRAETLAGAMPDDIDGRPDTQESRPSQEPTPAPRTPQSAAPRILLRAQQSLEPEPKEPLAPPSPKAEPVWELPARVPRLCIGDLDFSDLGEDEDQDMLNMESVEVEKGIPPPPPPPPLLYGSLPPPPPPPPPPLKSPFPPAPPPPPAAPLPHSAPDGPALPTKRKTVKLFWRELKLAGVRGGSGSRFGPSPTLWASLEPVSVDTARLEHLFESRAKDILPSKKAGEGRRTMTTVLDPKRSNAINIGLTTLPPVHVIKAALLNFDEFAVSKDGIEKLLTMMPTEEERQKIEEAQLANPDIPLGPAENFLVTLASIGGLAARLQLWAFKLDYDSMEREIAEPLFDLKVGMEQLVQNATFRCILATLLAVGNFLNGSQSSGFELSYLEKVSEVKDTVRRQSLLHHLCSLVLQTRPDSSDLYSEIPALTRCAKVDFEQLTENLGQLERRSRAAEDSLRSLAKHELAPALRARLTHFLAHCTRRVAMLRVVHRRVCNRFHAFLLYLGYTAEAAREVRIMQFCHTLREFALEYRTCRDRVLQQQQKRATYRERNKTRGRMITETEKFSGVAGETPSKPSVPVAVSSGPEEGDADSHATMKSLLASKPEVATHGRRSRGMVQSSSPVMPTAVGPSTVPPEESPGSSLPSDTSDEIMDLLVQSVTKSSPRALAARERKRSRGNRKSLRRTLKSGLGEDLVQALGLSKGPGLEV, via the exons ATGGCGGGCGAGGAAGACCGCGGGGACGGGGAGCCTGTATCACTGGTGACCGTGCGGGTGCAGTACCTAGAGGACACCGACCCTTTCGCATGTGCCAACTTCCCGGAGCCGCGCCGGGCACCCACCTGCAGCCTGGACGGGGCGCTGCCCCTAGGCGCGCAGATACCCGCCCTGCACCGCCTGCTGGGGGCGCCGCTCAAG CTCGAGGACTGTGCCCTGCAAGTGTCTCCTTCTGGATATTACCTGGACCCTGAGCTGTCCCTGGAAGAGCAGCGGGAGATGTTGGAGGGCTTCTTTGAAGAGATCAG CAAAGGGCGGAAGCCTACTCTGATCCTGCGGACCCAGCTCTCCGTGAGGGTCAATGCCATCTTAG AAAAGTTGTATGGCTCCAGTGGTCCTGAGCTCCGCCGCTCCCTCTTCTCACTGAAGCAGATCTTCCAG GAGGACAAGGACCTGGTGCCTGAATTCGTGCACTCTGAGGGGCTGAGTTGCCTGATCCGTGTGGGCGCTGCTGCTGACCACAACTACCAGAGCTACATCCTCCGAG CCCTAGGCCAGCTGATGCTGTTTGTGGATGGGATGCTGGGGGTGGTGGCCCACACTGAGACCGTGCAGTGGCTGTACACACTGTGTGCCAGCCTG TCCCGCTTGGTGGTGAAGACAGCCCTGAAACTGCTACTGGTGTTCGTGGAATACTCTGAGAGCAACGCACCGCTGTTCATCCGTGCAGTCAACTCTGTGGCCAGCACCACGG GTGCTCCTCCATGGGCCAATTTGGTGTCCATCCTGGAGGAGAAGAACGGCGCTGACCCAGAGCTGCTGGTGTACACTGTCACCCTCATCAACAAG ACTCTTGCCGCCCTCCCGGACCAGGACTCCTTCTACGACGTGACGGATGCACTGGAGCAGCAGGGCATGGAAGCGCTGGTCCAGCGCCACTTGGGCACGGCGGGCACGGACGTCGACCTGCGAGCCCAGCTAGTACTCTACGAG AACGCCCTGCGGTTGGAGGATGGAGACCTCGAAGAAGCCGTCACAGGTGGGCGGCGCACCACCCGCCGAAAACCTTCCTCAGAGGAGGGCAAAAGGAGCCGCCGATCTCTAGAAGTGCGCTCCCCGGAGCCTGG CTCCACAGGCCCCGCCTCTCCGGCCGTCTCCACCGCCGCCGCCAGCCCGGTCCTGCCGAccagccccacctccagccccgtAGGCCCCGCCCCACCTCCAAGGCCCGCCTCCAGCCCCGTGGGCCCTGCCTCTGGCCTCCACAGCACCTTGAGCCTCTTTCCTACCATCTCCGTGGCGCCCTCATCCGACAGCTCCTGTGAGAGGAGCGTCTACAA acTTCACCAAACTGCTCCCGTTTG ggcccctGAGAGCCCACCTGTCCCCCAGGTCCCTACTGGGGAGGCCAGGCTGGA AGCCCGGTTCCTGGAGAatgtagcagcagcagaaacagaaAAGCAGGCTGCGCTGGCGCAGGGCCGGGCAGAAACATTGGCCGGAGCCATGCCCGATGATATCGACGGGCGCCCAG ACACCCAGGAATCACGGCCCTCTCAGGAACCCACCCCTGCACCCAGGACACCCCAGAGTGCTGCCCCCCGAATCCTGCTGCGTGCCCAGCAGAGCCTTGAGCCAGAGCCCAAGGAGCCATTGGCCCCACCAAGCCCCAAGGCTGAGCCTGTGTGGGAGCTCCCTGCCCGTGTACCCAGGCTCTGCATTGGGGACCTGGACTTCTCAGATCTGGGGGAGGATGAAGACCAGGACATGCTGAACATGGAGTCTGTGGAGGTGGAGAAAGGGatcccacccccaccgcccccaccacccctgcTCTATGGAAGCCTCCCACCTCCTCCgcctccacctccaccaccccTCAAAAGCCCCTTcccaccagccccacccccaccccctgctgcccCTCTTCCCCACTCGGCACCTGatggccctgccctccccaccaagAGGAAGACAGTAAAACTCTTCTGGCGGGAGCTAAAGTTGGCTGGAGTCCGTGGAGGCTCTGGCAGTCGCTTTGGGCCCAGCCCCACCCTGTGGGCCTCACTAGAGCCTGTCTCAGTGGATACAGCCCGGCTAGAACACCTGTTTGAGTCCCGAGCCAAGGACATTTTGCCTTCCAAG AAAGCTGGTGAGGGCCGCCGTACAATGACCACAGTGCTGGACCCCAAGCGCAGCAATGCCATCAACATTGGCCTAACCACACTGCCGCCTGTGCACGTGATCAAGGCTGCCCTCCTCAACTTTGATGAGTTTGCCGTAAGCAAGGATGGCATCGAG AAGCTACTGACCATGATGCCCACGGAGGAGGAGCGGCAGAAGATCGAGGAGGCCCAGCTGGCCAATCCCGACATACCCTTGGGCCCAGCCGAGAATTTCCTGGTGACTCTCGCCTCCATCGGGGGCCTGGCGGCCCGCCTACAACTCTGGGCCTTCAAACTGGATTATGACAGCATGGAGCGG GAAATTGCAGAGCCACTGTTCGACCTGAAAGTGGGCATGGAACAACTGGTGCAAAATGCCACCTTCCGCTGCATCCTGGCCACCCTGCTGGCTGTGGGCAACTTCCTCAATGGCTCCCAG AGCAGCGGCTTTGAGCTGAGCTACCTGGAGAAGGTGTCAGAAGTGAAGGACACGGTGCGCCGACAGTCACTGCTGCACCATCTCTGCTCCCTGGTGCTCCAGACCCGACCTGATTCCTCTGACCTCTACTCAGAAATTCCTGCCCTGACCCGCTGTGCCAAG GTGGACTTTGAGCAGCTGACTGAGAACCTGGGGCAGCTGGAGCGCCGGAGCCGGGCAGCTGAAGACAGCCTGCGGAGCCTGGCCAAGCACGAGCTGGCTCCAGCCCTGCGTGCCCGCCTCACCCACTTCCTGGCTCACTGTACCCGCCGTGTTGCCATGCTGAGGGTCGTGCACCGTCGTGTCTGCAACAG ATTCCATGCCTTCCTGCTGTACCTGGGGTACACGGCGGAGGCAGCCCGTGAGGTTCGCATCATGCAGTTCTGCCACACGCTGCGGGAGTTCGCACTGGAGTATCGGACCTGCCGGGACCGGGTGCTGCAACAGCAGCAGAAGCGGGCCACGTACCGTGAGCGCAACAAGACCCGGGGACGTATGATCACCGAG acAGAGAAGTTCTCGGGTGTGGCTGGGGAAACCCCCAGCAAGCCATCTGTCCCTGTGGCTGTGAGCAGTGGGCCGGAAGAAGGTGATGCTGATAGTCACGCCACCATGAAGAGTCTGCTGGCCAGCAAGCCTGAGGTTGCCACACATGGCCGTCGCAGCAGAG GCATGGTCCAGAGCAGCTCCCCAGTCATGCCTACAGCAGTGGGGCCATCCACTGTACCCCCAGAAGAATCTCCAGGCTCCAGTTTACCCAGTGACACTTCAGATGAGATCATGGACCTGCTGGTGCAGTCAGTGACCAAGAGCAGCCCCCGTGCCTTAGCTGCTAG
- the FHOD1 gene encoding FH1/FH2 domain-containing protein 1 isoform X2 gives MAGEEDRGDGEPVSLVTVRVQYLEDTDPFACANFPEPRRAPTCSLDGALPLGAQIPALHRLLGAPLKLEDCALQVSPSGYYLDPELSLEEQREMLEGFFEEISKGRKPTLILRTQLSVRVNAILEKLYGSSGPELRRSLFSLKQIFQEDKDLVPEFVHSEGLSCLIRVGAAADHNYQSYILRALGQLMLFVDGMLGVVAHTETVQWLYTLCASLSRLVVKTALKLLLVFVEYSESNAPLFIRAVNSVASTTGAPPWANLVSILEEKNGADPELLVYTVTLINKTLAALPDQDSFYDVTDALEQQGMEALVQRHLGTAGTDVDLRAQLVLYENALRLEDGDLEEAVTGGRRTTRRKPSSEEGKRSRRSLEVRSPEPGSTGPASPAVSTAAASPVLPTSPTSSPVGPAPPPRPASSPVGPASGLHSTLSLFPTISVAPSSDSSCERSVYKARFLENVAAAETEKQAALAQGRAETLAGAMPDDIDGRPDTQESRPSQEPTPAPRTPQSAAPRILLRAQQSLEPEPKEPLAPPSPKAEPVWELPARVPRLCIGDLDFSDLGEDEDQDMLNMESVEVEKGIPPPPPPPPLLYGSLPPPPPPPPPPLKSPFPPAPPPPPAAPLPHSAPDGPALPTKRKTVKLFWRELKLAGVRGGSGSRFGPSPTLWASLEPVSVDTARLEHLFESRAKDILPSKKAGEGRRTMTTVLDPKRSNAINIGLTTLPPVHVIKAALLNFDEFAVSKDGIEKLLTMMPTEEERQKIEEAQLANPDIPLGPAENFLVTLASIGGLAARLQLWAFKLDYDSMEREIAEPLFDLKVGMEQLVQNATFRCILATLLAVGNFLNGSQSSGFELSYLEKVSEVKDTVRRQSLLHHLCSLVLQTRPDSSDLYSEIPALTRCAKVDFEQLTENLGQLERRSRAAEDSLRSLAKHELAPALRARLTHFLAHCTRRVAMLRVVHRRVCNRFHAFLLYLGYTAEAAREVRIMQFCHTLREFALEYRTCRDRVLQQQQKRATYRERNKTRGRMITETEKFSGVAGETPSKPSVPVAVSSGPEEGDADSHATMKSLLASKPEVATHGRRSRGMVQSSSPVMPTAVGPSTVPPEESPGSSLPSDTSDEIMDLLVQSVTKSSPRALAARERKRSRGNRKSLRRTLKSGLGEDLVQALGLSKGPGLEV, from the exons ATGGCGGGCGAGGAAGACCGCGGGGACGGGGAGCCTGTATCACTGGTGACCGTGCGGGTGCAGTACCTAGAGGACACCGACCCTTTCGCATGTGCCAACTTCCCGGAGCCGCGCCGGGCACCCACCTGCAGCCTGGACGGGGCGCTGCCCCTAGGCGCGCAGATACCCGCCCTGCACCGCCTGCTGGGGGCGCCGCTCAAG CTCGAGGACTGTGCCCTGCAAGTGTCTCCTTCTGGATATTACCTGGACCCTGAGCTGTCCCTGGAAGAGCAGCGGGAGATGTTGGAGGGCTTCTTTGAAGAGATCAG CAAAGGGCGGAAGCCTACTCTGATCCTGCGGACCCAGCTCTCCGTGAGGGTCAATGCCATCTTAG AAAAGTTGTATGGCTCCAGTGGTCCTGAGCTCCGCCGCTCCCTCTTCTCACTGAAGCAGATCTTCCAG GAGGACAAGGACCTGGTGCCTGAATTCGTGCACTCTGAGGGGCTGAGTTGCCTGATCCGTGTGGGCGCTGCTGCTGACCACAACTACCAGAGCTACATCCTCCGAG CCCTAGGCCAGCTGATGCTGTTTGTGGATGGGATGCTGGGGGTGGTGGCCCACACTGAGACCGTGCAGTGGCTGTACACACTGTGTGCCAGCCTG TCCCGCTTGGTGGTGAAGACAGCCCTGAAACTGCTACTGGTGTTCGTGGAATACTCTGAGAGCAACGCACCGCTGTTCATCCGTGCAGTCAACTCTGTGGCCAGCACCACGG GTGCTCCTCCATGGGCCAATTTGGTGTCCATCCTGGAGGAGAAGAACGGCGCTGACCCAGAGCTGCTGGTGTACACTGTCACCCTCATCAACAAG ACTCTTGCCGCCCTCCCGGACCAGGACTCCTTCTACGACGTGACGGATGCACTGGAGCAGCAGGGCATGGAAGCGCTGGTCCAGCGCCACTTGGGCACGGCGGGCACGGACGTCGACCTGCGAGCCCAGCTAGTACTCTACGAG AACGCCCTGCGGTTGGAGGATGGAGACCTCGAAGAAGCCGTCACAGGTGGGCGGCGCACCACCCGCCGAAAACCTTCCTCAGAGGAGGGCAAAAGGAGCCGCCGATCTCTAGAAGTGCGCTCCCCGGAGCCTGG CTCCACAGGCCCCGCCTCTCCGGCCGTCTCCACCGCCGCCGCCAGCCCGGTCCTGCCGAccagccccacctccagccccgtAGGCCCCGCCCCACCTCCAAGGCCCGCCTCCAGCCCCGTGGGCCCTGCCTCTGGCCTCCACAGCACCTTGAGCCTCTTTCCTACCATCTCCGTGGCGCCCTCATCCGACAGCTCCTGTGAGAGGAGCGTCTACAA AGCCCGGTTCCTGGAGAatgtagcagcagcagaaacagaaAAGCAGGCTGCGCTGGCGCAGGGCCGGGCAGAAACATTGGCCGGAGCCATGCCCGATGATATCGACGGGCGCCCAG ACACCCAGGAATCACGGCCCTCTCAGGAACCCACCCCTGCACCCAGGACACCCCAGAGTGCTGCCCCCCGAATCCTGCTGCGTGCCCAGCAGAGCCTTGAGCCAGAGCCCAAGGAGCCATTGGCCCCACCAAGCCCCAAGGCTGAGCCTGTGTGGGAGCTCCCTGCCCGTGTACCCAGGCTCTGCATTGGGGACCTGGACTTCTCAGATCTGGGGGAGGATGAAGACCAGGACATGCTGAACATGGAGTCTGTGGAGGTGGAGAAAGGGatcccacccccaccgcccccaccacccctgcTCTATGGAAGCCTCCCACCTCCTCCgcctccacctccaccaccccTCAAAAGCCCCTTcccaccagccccacccccaccccctgctgcccCTCTTCCCCACTCGGCACCTGatggccctgccctccccaccaagAGGAAGACAGTAAAACTCTTCTGGCGGGAGCTAAAGTTGGCTGGAGTCCGTGGAGGCTCTGGCAGTCGCTTTGGGCCCAGCCCCACCCTGTGGGCCTCACTAGAGCCTGTCTCAGTGGATACAGCCCGGCTAGAACACCTGTTTGAGTCCCGAGCCAAGGACATTTTGCCTTCCAAG AAAGCTGGTGAGGGCCGCCGTACAATGACCACAGTGCTGGACCCCAAGCGCAGCAATGCCATCAACATTGGCCTAACCACACTGCCGCCTGTGCACGTGATCAAGGCTGCCCTCCTCAACTTTGATGAGTTTGCCGTAAGCAAGGATGGCATCGAG AAGCTACTGACCATGATGCCCACGGAGGAGGAGCGGCAGAAGATCGAGGAGGCCCAGCTGGCCAATCCCGACATACCCTTGGGCCCAGCCGAGAATTTCCTGGTGACTCTCGCCTCCATCGGGGGCCTGGCGGCCCGCCTACAACTCTGGGCCTTCAAACTGGATTATGACAGCATGGAGCGG GAAATTGCAGAGCCACTGTTCGACCTGAAAGTGGGCATGGAACAACTGGTGCAAAATGCCACCTTCCGCTGCATCCTGGCCACCCTGCTGGCTGTGGGCAACTTCCTCAATGGCTCCCAG AGCAGCGGCTTTGAGCTGAGCTACCTGGAGAAGGTGTCAGAAGTGAAGGACACGGTGCGCCGACAGTCACTGCTGCACCATCTCTGCTCCCTGGTGCTCCAGACCCGACCTGATTCCTCTGACCTCTACTCAGAAATTCCTGCCCTGACCCGCTGTGCCAAG GTGGACTTTGAGCAGCTGACTGAGAACCTGGGGCAGCTGGAGCGCCGGAGCCGGGCAGCTGAAGACAGCCTGCGGAGCCTGGCCAAGCACGAGCTGGCTCCAGCCCTGCGTGCCCGCCTCACCCACTTCCTGGCTCACTGTACCCGCCGTGTTGCCATGCTGAGGGTCGTGCACCGTCGTGTCTGCAACAG ATTCCATGCCTTCCTGCTGTACCTGGGGTACACGGCGGAGGCAGCCCGTGAGGTTCGCATCATGCAGTTCTGCCACACGCTGCGGGAGTTCGCACTGGAGTATCGGACCTGCCGGGACCGGGTGCTGCAACAGCAGCAGAAGCGGGCCACGTACCGTGAGCGCAACAAGACCCGGGGACGTATGATCACCGAG acAGAGAAGTTCTCGGGTGTGGCTGGGGAAACCCCCAGCAAGCCATCTGTCCCTGTGGCTGTGAGCAGTGGGCCGGAAGAAGGTGATGCTGATAGTCACGCCACCATGAAGAGTCTGCTGGCCAGCAAGCCTGAGGTTGCCACACATGGCCGTCGCAGCAGAG GCATGGTCCAGAGCAGCTCCCCAGTCATGCCTACAGCAGTGGGGCCATCCACTGTACCCCCAGAAGAATCTCCAGGCTCCAGTTTACCCAGTGACACTTCAGATGAGATCATGGACCTGCTGGTGCAGTCAGTGACCAAGAGCAGCCCCCGTGCCTTAGCTGCTAG